A window of Cellulomonas fimi contains these coding sequences:
- a CDS encoding metal ABC transporter ATP-binding protein — MTPRTTTPLAVEATGLDVTLGGRRILAGVDLAVEPGQVLALLGANGSGKSTLVRALLGVVPTSAGSVRLFGAPLGPSAPWHRVGYVPQRMPAASGMPATALEVVTSGLLHGRRLRPAHGGRRRALAALESVGLADRAHQRVQEMSGGQQQRVLIARALVRDPDLLVLDEPTSGIDIPTQATFVDTVARLHAAGTTVVVILHELGPFAGLIQRAVVLRHGRVAHDGPPPAARPEHAHADHDHTHAHPDPEPPPTGPTITVEVTP; from the coding sequence GTGACCCCCCGCACCACCACCCCGCTCGCCGTCGAGGCGACGGGCCTCGACGTCACGCTCGGCGGGCGCCGCATCCTCGCCGGCGTCGACCTCGCGGTCGAGCCGGGCCAGGTGCTCGCGCTGCTCGGCGCCAACGGGTCCGGCAAGTCCACGCTCGTCCGCGCGCTGCTGGGCGTCGTCCCGACGAGCGCGGGCAGCGTGCGGCTGTTCGGCGCACCGCTCGGCCCGTCCGCCCCGTGGCACCGCGTCGGCTACGTCCCGCAGCGCATGCCCGCCGCGTCCGGCATGCCCGCGACCGCGCTCGAGGTCGTCACGTCCGGCCTGCTGCACGGGCGCCGGCTGCGCCCGGCGCACGGAGGCCGCCGCCGCGCGCTCGCCGCGCTCGAGTCCGTCGGGCTCGCCGACCGTGCGCACCAGCGGGTCCAGGAGATGTCGGGCGGCCAGCAGCAGCGCGTCCTCATCGCCCGCGCGCTCGTCCGCGACCCCGACCTGCTCGTGCTCGACGAGCCGACGTCCGGCATCGACATCCCCACCCAGGCGACGTTCGTCGACACCGTCGCGCGGCTGCACGCGGCCGGCACGACCGTCGTCGTGATCCTCCACGAGCTCGGGCCGTTCGCCGGGCTCATCCAGCGGGCCGTCGTCCTGCGGCACGGCCGCGTCGCGCACGACGGGCCACCGCCCGCGGCGCGACCCGAGCACGCGCACGCCGATCACGACCACACGCACGCGCACCCCGACCCCGAGCCGCCGCCGACCGGCCCCACGATCACCGTGGAGGTGACCCCGTGA
- a CDS encoding metal ABC transporter substrate-binding protein — MLFARPRRPLLVVPALALPALLAGCGSTAAADGDTVQVLASFYPLQMVAQEVGGDRVNVESLTPPGAEPHDVELSPAQVSHLDTADLVVYLSGFQAAVDDAVAQTAPQHVLDAADVTPLLSDEGHEHEHEEGDDHDHGGLDPHFWLDPSRMPAVADAVAEQLTALDPDGADEFAANAAALAERFAALDEAYQAGLAECSIRTFVTSHTAFGYLADRYDLHEVGISGIDPEAEPSPARLAEVSDVVEQEGVTTIFFETLVSPKVAETLAADLGVDTAVLDPIEGLADEDADYFSVAEDNLEALRVALSCS, encoded by the coding sequence ATGCTCTTCGCCCGCCCCCGGCGCCCCCTCCTCGTCGTGCCCGCCCTCGCGCTGCCCGCGCTGCTCGCCGGGTGCGGGTCCACCGCCGCGGCGGACGGTGACACCGTCCAGGTGCTCGCGTCGTTCTACCCGCTGCAGATGGTCGCCCAGGAGGTCGGCGGCGACCGCGTGAACGTCGAGTCGCTCACCCCTCCCGGCGCCGAGCCGCACGACGTCGAGCTCTCCCCCGCGCAGGTGTCGCACCTCGACACCGCCGACCTGGTCGTCTACCTGTCCGGCTTCCAGGCCGCGGTCGACGACGCCGTCGCCCAGACCGCCCCGCAGCACGTGCTCGACGCCGCCGACGTCACGCCGCTCCTCTCGGACGAGGGCCACGAGCACGAGCACGAGGAGGGCGACGACCACGACCACGGCGGGCTCGACCCGCACTTCTGGCTCGACCCGAGCCGCATGCCCGCCGTCGCCGACGCGGTCGCCGAGCAGCTCACCGCGCTCGACCCCGACGGCGCCGACGAGTTCGCCGCCAACGCGGCCGCGCTGGCCGAGCGGTTCGCCGCGCTCGACGAGGCGTACCAGGCGGGCCTCGCGGAGTGCTCGATCCGCACGTTCGTCACGTCGCACACCGCGTTCGGCTACCTCGCCGACCGGTACGACCTGCACGAGGTCGGGATCTCCGGCATCGACCCCGAGGCGGAGCCGTCGCCCGCGCGCCTGGCCGAGGTGTCCGACGTCGTCGAGCAGGAGGGCGTCACGACGATCTTCTTCGAGACGCTCGTCAGCCCCAAGGTCGCCGAGACGCTCGCCGCGGACCTCGGGGTCGACACCGCCGTGCTCGACCCGATCGAGGGCCTCGCCGACGAGGACGCGGACTACTTCTCCGTCGCCGAGGACAACCTCGAGGCGCTGCGCGTGGCATTGTCCTGCTCGTGA
- a CDS encoding metal ABC transporter permease: MLTSPLMQRALLAAVLVGAAAPVVGTFLVQRRMALMGDGIGHVALTGVALGWLVGSWAGLVPQDALAVPGAVVAAVVGSIVIELVRERGRTSGDLALALMFYGGIAGGVLLIKVAGGTNANLISYLFGSISTVSTTDLWWTVALAALVLGVGLGLRTALFAVSHDEEFARASGMPVRLLSMLVATIAALTVTIAMRVVGLLLVSALMIVPVAIAQLYARSFGRTMTLASVIGVVVSVVGLGLTYWQDIPPGATIVVLAIAVYTVAAALRPALQRRHPHDDDPHPDMVDDVLIVDDVCDDPVPAPAGPATAAAPTHAAPTAGPAAGTDDPAGGPRAT, translated from the coding sequence ATGCTCACGTCGCCGCTCATGCAGCGCGCGCTGCTCGCCGCGGTGCTCGTCGGCGCCGCCGCACCCGTGGTCGGGACGTTCCTCGTGCAGCGGCGCATGGCCCTCATGGGCGACGGCATCGGGCACGTCGCGCTCACCGGTGTCGCGCTCGGCTGGCTCGTCGGGTCGTGGGCCGGGCTCGTGCCACAGGACGCGCTGGCCGTCCCGGGAGCCGTCGTCGCGGCCGTCGTCGGGTCGATCGTCATCGAGCTCGTGCGCGAGCGGGGCCGCACCAGCGGCGACCTCGCGCTCGCGCTCATGTTCTACGGCGGCATCGCGGGCGGCGTGCTGCTCATCAAGGTCGCCGGCGGCACCAACGCCAACCTCATCAGCTACCTGTTCGGGTCGATCTCGACCGTCTCGACCACCGACCTGTGGTGGACCGTCGCGCTCGCCGCGCTCGTGCTCGGCGTCGGCCTCGGGCTGCGCACCGCGCTGTTCGCCGTGAGCCACGACGAGGAGTTCGCGCGCGCGAGCGGCATGCCCGTGCGGCTCCTGTCGATGCTCGTCGCGACGATCGCCGCCCTCACCGTGACGATCGCGATGCGCGTCGTCGGCCTGCTGCTGGTCAGCGCGCTCATGATCGTGCCCGTCGCGATCGCCCAGCTCTACGCGCGGTCGTTCGGCCGCACCATGACGCTCGCGAGCGTCATCGGCGTGGTCGTCAGCGTCGTCGGCCTCGGCCTCACGTACTGGCAGGACATCCCGCCGGGCGCGACGATCGTCGTCCTCGCCATCGCCGTCTACACCGTCGCCGCGGCACTGCGACCCGCGCTCCAGCGTCGACACCCGCACGACGACGACCCGCACCCCGACATGGTCGACGACGTGCTCATCGTCGACGACGTGTGCGACGACCCGGTCCCGGCGCCCGCCGGACCTGCGACGGCCGCCGCGCCGACGCACGCCGCGCCCACCGCCGGGCCCGCCGCCGGGACCGACGACCCGGCCGGCGGACCCCGCGCGACCTAG